Proteins from a genomic interval of Fusarium oxysporum Fo47 chromosome I, complete sequence:
- a CDS encoding nucleoside phosphorylase domain-containing protein: protein LAAELGYCMLDFFDASLDSKDICFFGSLDNYTGRDRFYRSFSSQFPSSPEFRAFRIGHPVLLSLAKILLELDDGEAIPLDIRPHYGKENDRAWLQLLSSLDVLQEGGARLEDSYTEAIRGCLNVHSQLQHVKAEGPQADMLIRGKLYHHIVQHLETALENCLPNLGLKRQHSMNPEIESIMEPMNKRIRTIENNADFVHVSDIPGEPSDAYRELPRQQDGLGKDVPFESRPHSDTKAGSFKGEAQPPKDRCGFKAAIICALPLEFDAIRSLFDSIWQEHYHHYGKLKGDTNHYVNGRIGDLDIVVLLLSSMGKVSAATAAASLKCSYTELEVVFLAGICGGIPEVRSPNGGNREVLLGDAIHQIDTLVLCTCFSSPSLICERCRIVSCDEAGCGEEFLVPRCRLKEKMLLEGEDNICEAQKPLIFLERFGSGDTVLKSSRDRDRLGERLGIAAFEMESAGLWEDLPCIVVKGVCDYADSHKNKEWQDFAAATSASVVKALLERYIMTDN from the exons CTTGCTGCCGAACTAGGATACTGCATGTTGGATTTTTTCGATGCTAGCTTGGATTCTAAAGATATATGCTTTTTTGGGTCATTGGACAACTACACCGGAAGGGACAGGTTCTACCGTTCATTCTCGTCTCAATTCCCTAGCTCTCCGGAATTCCGAGCTTTCCGTATTGGGCATCCAGTATTGCTTTCCTTGGCAAAGATTTTACTGGAGCTAGATGATGGAGAGGCCATCCCGCTAGATATACGTCCTCACTATGGTAAAGAAAATGATCGAGCATGGTTGCAGCTCTTATCAAGCTTGGACGTCTTGCAAGAAGGAGGCGCAAGGCTAGAAGACTCCTATACGGAAGCCATCAGAGGGTGTCTGAACGTTCATAGCCAACTTCAACACGTCAAAGCTGAAGGTCCTCAAGCAGATATGCTTATTCGAGGCAAGCTCTACCACCACATCGTCCAGCATCTCGAGACTGCTTTGGAAAACTGCTTACCAAATCTTGGTTTAAAACGCCAGCACTCTATGAACCCAGAAATCGAATCAATAATGGAGCCTATGAACAAACGAATCCGCACAATAGAAAATAATGCCGACTTTGTGCATGTCTCTGACATTCCCGGAGAGCCATCAGATGCATATCGTGAGCTGCCACGACAGCAAGATGGCTTAGGCAAGGACGTTCCTTTCGAGTCAAGGCCGCACTCTGATACTAAGGCCGGATCTTTTAAGGGAGAGGCTCAGCCTCCAAAGGATCGGTGCGGCTTTAAGGCCGCCATTATATGCGCTCTACCACTAGAATTTGACGCTATCCGATCCCTCTTTGACTCCATCTGGCAAGAGCATTATCACCACTACGGTAAGCTCAAAGGCGACACGAACCACTACGTCAATGGGCGCATAGGTGACCTTGACATTGTTGTTCTGCTCTTGTCTAGTATGGGCAAAGTAAGCGCAGCAACTGCAGCTGCCAGCTTAAAATGCTCCTATACAGAGTTAGAAGTGGTCTTCCTAGCTGGCATATGCGGTGGTATCCCAGAAGTACGATCGCCTAACGGTGGAAACAGAGAAGTCCTTCTCGGTGACGCTATA CATCAGATCGACACTTTGGTACTATGTACATGCTTTAGCAGTCCAAGCCTGATATGCGAGCGCTGTCGAATTGTCTCCTGTGATGAGGCAGGATGTGGCGAGGAATTCCTTGTACCGAGATGTCGATTGAAGGAGAAAATGCTCTTGGAAGGGGAAGATAACATTTGCGAGGCACAAAAACCTTTGATCTTTCTGGAGCGGTTTGGTTCTGGAGACACGGTGCTTAAGTCGAGTCGGGATCGGGATAGACTTGGTGAGCGGCTTGGTATTGCGGCTTTTGAGATGGAGAGCGCTGGTTTGTGGGAAGACTTGCCATGTATTGTGGTAAAAGGTGTCTGCGATTATGCAGACTCTCACAAGAATAAGGAATGGCAAGACTTTGCTGCAGCAACGTCGGCTTCTGTTGTTAAAGCTTTGCTAGAACGATACATTATGACTGATAACTAG
- a CDS encoding cytochrome P450: MHSGLVETLLSALAQHWVLVLTSLTVAWLVKNRYHHGLNKYPGPFLASLTDWWRFWDVYGQRPEVTLQKLHAKHGDIVRLGPNTLSFADPAVLKSIYGLSKGYVKSDFYIVQQSVVKGHRLASLFSTTDNDFHSQFRRCVNSAFSMSALVQYEPFVDNTTKLFLEQTEKLFAKRADVCDFTQWLQFYAFDVIGEITYSKRHGFIEKNEDVEGIVAYLGKLFLYVAPVGQIPFLDLIFQKNPIYLKLSQWGLFDSTIAVARFARARMAERLIPELKSVDSLPTSNLKKQPLGQDLLSKFIAAREARPEFMTDTLVQTMAVSMAFAGSETTAITLSAVFYYLLRNPECYQKLKNELDEAAKAGVFSDYETGLVTFSEAQKFPYLHACVQEAFRMHPAPGLPLERIVPPQGAEIGGEFIKGGTIVGVSAWIIHNRPEIFGNDTDKYRPERWLPDPNLDAEEEDKRIKKMTGMMFQFGMGSRTCIGKNISLLEIYKVVPSLLRRFEINFEDPSKEWRIINAWFVKQTDFNVKFTRRELVQPEFSEKQE; this comes from the exons ATGCACAGTGGCTTGGTTGAAACTCTTCTCAGTGCCCTCGCCCAGCATTGGGTGTTGGTACTTACATCTCTGACTGTCGCGTGGTTGGTCAAGAACAGATATCACCATGGTCTAAATAAATACCCCGGTCCTTTTCTGGCGTCTTTGACGGATTGGTGGCGCTTCTGGGATGTTTATGGACAGCGACCTGAAGTGACACTGCAGAAACTCCATGCTAAGCATGGTGATATTGTCAGATTGGGACCAAACACTCTATCATTTGCCGACCCTGCTGTTCTCAAGTCCATCTATGGCCTTAGCAAGGGCTATGTCAAG TCCGACTTTTACATTGTCCAACAATCCGTGGTCAAGGGCCACCGTCTCGCATCTCTCTTCAGCACTACAGACAATGACTTCCACTCCCAATTCCGCAGATGTGTCAACTCTGCCTTCTCCATGAGCGCACTGGTCCAATACGAGCCCTTTGTcgacaacaccaccaagctGTTCTTGGAACAGACCGAAAAGCTCTTTGCCAAGAGGGCTGATGTCTGTGATTTTACACAGTGGCTTCAGTTCTACGCCTTTGATGTCATTGGCGAGATCACTTATAGCAAGAGACATGGATTCAttgagaagaatgaagatgttgagggTATTGTCGCGTACCTGGGCAAGCTGTTCCTCTATGTTGCGCCT GTCGGACAAATTCCTTTCCTTGACCTAATCTTCCAGAAGAACCCCATCTACCTCAAGCTCTCCCAATGGGGACTCTTTGACTCAACAATCGCCGTTGCACGCTTTGCACGCGCCCGCATGGCTGAACGTCTCATCCCTGAACTCAAGTCTGTCGATAGCCTCCCCACCAGCAATCTTAAGAAGCAGCCCCTGGGTCAAGACTTGCTCTCCAAGTTCATCGCTGCCCGTGAAGCCCGCCCCGAGTTCATGACAGACACTCTGGTCCAGACCATGGCTGTTTCTATGGCCTTTGCAGGTTCAGAAACCACAGCTATCACTCTCTCCGCCGTCTTCTACTACCTCCTCCGAAACCCCGAGTGCTaccagaagctcaagaacgagcttgatgaggctgccaaggctggtgtcTTTTCTGACTACGAAACTGGTCTGGTCACCTTCTCCGAGGCTCAGAAGTTTCCTTACCTCCATGCTTGTGTCCAAGAAGCTTTCCGAATGCACCCAGCGCCTGGTCTTCCCCTTGAGCGTATCGTTCCTCCCCAAGGAGCAGAGATTGGAGGCGAGTTCATCAAGGGCGGCACAATCGTCGGTGTCTCAGCCTGGATCATCCATAACCGCCCAGAGATCTTCGGAAACGATACTGATAAGTACCGACCTGAGCGCTGGTTGCCAGATCCCAACCTTGacgctgaggaggaagataagcgcatcaagaagatgacggGTATGATGTTCCAATTCGGCATGGGTAGCCGAACATGTATTGGCAAGAACATCAGTCTATTGGAGATCTACAAGGTTGTGCCTAGTCTTCTAAGACGATTCGAG ATTAACTTTGAGGACCCAAGCAAGGAATGGAGGATCATCAACGCCTGGTTTGTCAAGCAGACAGATTTCAACGTCAAATTCACACGGAGAGAACTCGTACAGCCGGAATTCTCAGAGAAGCAGGAATGA
- a CDS encoding Isochorismatase-like protein: protein MASATSFRDLVGIPASTASPSDSVLIIIDAQNEYAEGQLKVTNAAESRKVIAGLLEKYRAANGSIVHVVHDTPEGAPVFTPGTKLAEEFDELKPKDGEAVIHKNFPGSFTKTDLQSVLDKTGKKKVVLTGYMAHVCVSTTARQADELGFDVIIPEDAVGDRDIPGVDASQLVKVSLSEIGDAFGTIIKSSSIA, encoded by the exons ATGGCCTCAGCAACTTCATTCCGCGACCTCGTTGGCATTCCCGCCTCTACGGCCAGCCCCTCTGATAGcgttctcatcatcattgacGCGCAGAATGAGTACGCTGAGGGACAGCTTAAAGTTACCAACGCTGCTGAGTCGCGAAAGGTCATCGCTGGGCTTTTGGAGAAATACAGAGCCGCAAATGGAAGTATCGTGCACGTTGTCCATGATACACCAGAGGGCGCACCGGTCTTCACCCCGGGTACTAAGCTCGCTGAGGAGTTTGACGAGCTGAAGCCCAAGGACGGCGAGGCTGTTATCCACAAGAACTTCCCTGGTTCTTTCACCAAGACGGATCTTCAGAGCGTCTTGGATaagactggaaagaagaaggttgttCTTACAGGCTACATG GCCCATGTCTGTGTCTCGACTACTGCGCGACAGGCTGACGAGCTTGGCTTTGACGTCATCATCCCTGAGGATGCCGTTGGTGATCGCGATATCCCCGGCGTTGACGCCTCACAACTGGTCAAGGTTTCACTGAGCGAGATTGGCGATGCCTTCGGAACCATcatcaagagcagcagcattgcTTAG
- a CDS encoding fungal-specific transcription factor domain-containing protein — protein sequence MNNTQQPIRFAKKPVSRKRATKACLKCRKRKVRCDVTRTSTPCTNCRLDGCECVVARRADAFPIPHRGASVVSDNADLIRDCEAVTAAASTSPSSNHDNPTSPVDDATTVLHILEESEYKTSVEHQERVDLESPTTNTTEDVVEEIREIPPYTPSIIEEPSEPVRSELKALYSSMPFLRTLNMRDCDFYHLNAQGCLRVPSKPILDEFIRHYFLYIHPLLPLINEADFWNAYDPTPNSATSGTPVSMLLLQSMMFASCTFVSKESLRTLGFATILEAKEAFYTKAKLLYDFSTDPDPISIAQSALLLTYWCPTFRSGPGKANSRWLRIAIQHAKSCDADSYDSPSYGLHISQQDVKRRNILKRIWWCCIIRDRIMPLCVRRNIQITSAHFDFANCSPLCYDDLVDELESSRVYNIATKHKLILTLERLTELCVTLTDVLGLVYPTETLPILDAEAHSTAYAQVQEHKRSLKNWAVATRPPLAIQDLTLSSGGYEDSAVLFTNLVWIYFHASQVALCNYELHLGLILGLVNQNPTASHETQFLKNNRRDLRNATKSIAECFARLHPHRLTRWLPSSAVACTALPLAMHMVDMKMSTASSATEIWARPEVASKQSRLNVLIQVFRELHPKYDGVHSISKTIRYFMECSDREEPPQMMLTNDHADVLARSPTQYLRLALTIDVCLSQDRLAQDSDFPAALRRFFNRNRSLMPMLLGQPQFAPMPMPMTQQISLPRPLSPATYAKSFSRWMEDDPSVGFAMQMGIDIGPQTPIVYEVAERAQKTHSETTEEPSPVSEQSQFSESVMGMETTEDLLQRLQGAVSWAQNDQALYFAQEMGLLSDGIGFNQGYL from the exons ATGAACAACACTCAGCAACCGATTCGCTTCGCCAAGAAGCCTGTCTCGAGGAAGCGCGCGACAAAGGCGTGTCTTAAATGTCGCAAGCGAAAGGTCCGGTGTGATGTCACCCGCACGTCTACGCCTTGTACAAACTGTCGACTTGACGGCTGCGAATGCGTCGTCGCTCGTCGCGCTGATGCTTT TCCCATTCCTCATCGAGGCGCGTCCGTCGTCTCCGACAATGCCGACCTCATTCGGGACTGTGAAGCCGTCACGGCAGCTGCATCCACGTCGCCGTCTTCGAACCACGATAACCCTACGAGTCCTGTCGACGATGCGACTACCGTGCTACATATACTAGAAGAAAGCGAATACAAAACATCAGTCGAACATCAGGAGCGGGTAGACCTCGAGTCGCCCACGACGAATACCACTGAAGATGTCGTCGAAGAGATTAGAGAGATCCCACCATATACACCCTCAATTATCGAAGAGCCCAGCGAACCCGTTCGATCCGAACTCAAAGCTCTATACTCATCAATGCCCTTCCTGAGGACCCTCAACATGCGCGACTGCGATTTCTACCATCTAAATGCTCAAGGCTGTCTACGCGTCCCTTCCAAGCCGATCCTCGACGAATTCATCCGACATTACTTCCTCTACATTCATCCGTTACTCCCTCTCATCAACGAAGCCGATTTCTGGAATGCGTACGATCCTACACCTAATTCTGCGACGTCTGGGACCCCTGTTTCGATGCTTCTGTTGCAATCGATGATGTTTGCTTCGTGCACT TTTGTCTCAAAGGAGAGTCTCCGCACGCTGGGATTCGCCACCATCCTCGAAGCCAAGGAGGCTTTCTacaccaaggccaag CTTCTATACGACTTCTCGACCGACCCCGATCCCATCTCCATCGCACAGTCTGCCCTCCTCCTTACCTACTGGTGCCCAACCTTCCGTTCCGGACCTGGCAAGGCAAATAGCAGATGGCTCCGAATCGCAATTCAACACGCCAAGTCATGCGACGCCGACAGTTACGACTCCCCCTCTTACGGACTACACATATCACAACAAGATGTCAAGAGACGGAACATACTTAAACGTATCTGGTGGTGCTGTATTATCCGCGACCGAATCATGCCCCTCTGCGTTCGCAGGAACATCCAGATCACTAGTGCCCATTTCGACTTTGCGAACTGCTCCCCATTATGTTACGATGATCTCGTCGATGAACTTGAGTCGTCGCGGGTATACAACATCGCCACAAAGCACAAGCTCATCCTTACATTAGAACGCCTTACAGAACTTTGTGTTACTCTTACAGATGTCCTGGGTCTAGTGTATCCTACCGAGACATTACCGATCTTAGATGCAGAAGCACATTCGACAGCGTATGCGCAAGTACAGGAACACAAGAGGTCACTGAAGAACTGGGCAGTGGCTACAAGACCACCGCTCGCCATTCAAGATTTGACATTGAGTTCAGGAGGATACGAGGACTCTGCGGTATTGTTCACTAATCTAGTCTGGATATACTTCCA CGCCAGCCAAGTCGCCCTCTGCAACTACGAGCTTCACCTCGGTCTGATATTAGGCCTCGTCAACCAAAATCCCACCGCATCACACGAGACGCAATTCCTCAAGAACAACCGAAGAGATCTCCGAAACGCCACCAAAAGCATAGCAGAATGCTTTGCCCGATTACATCCCCACCGACTCACCCGTTGGCTACCCAGCAGCGCTGTAGCATGCACAGCCCTCCCTCTCGCGATGCACATGGTCGACATGAAGATGTCCACTGCCTCTTCCGCGACCGAGATATGGGCCCGTCCAGAAGTTGCTTCCAAGCAATCGCGACTCAACGTCCTCATCCAAGTTTTCAGGGAGCTTCACCCCAAGTACGACGGCGTTCACTCTATTTCCAAGACCATTCGATACTTTATGGAGTGCAGTGACCGCGAGGAACCTCCACAGATGATGCTTACCAACGATCACGCTGATGTACTGGCCCGAAGTCCAACGCAATATCTTAGACTGGCTTTGACCATCGATGTGTGTCTTAGTCAAGATCGCCTGGCTCAAGATAGTGACTTTCCAGCTGCTCTAAGACGTTTCTTCAACAGGAACCGTTCTTTGATGCCCATGCTATTAGGACAACCACAATTCGCGCCAATGCCAATGCCAATGACGCAACAGATATCCCTCCCTCGACCACTATCGCCAGCAACATATGCGAAAAGCTTTTCGCGATGGATGGAAGACGACCCATCCGTGGGTTTTGCTATGCAGATGGGTATAGACATAGGACCCCAAACGCCTATAGTCTACGAAGTTGCGGAACGAGCGCAAAAGACACATTCCGAGACTACGGAAGAACCATCTCCAGTGTCTGAGCAGTCACAGTTCAGTGAATCGGTAATGGGCATGGAGACAACGGAGGATCTGTTACAGCGTCTTCAGGGGGCAGTGAGTTGGGCTCAGAATGACCAAGCTTTGTATTTTGCCCAAGAGATGGGTTTGCTCTCCGATGGAATTGGGTTTAATCAGGGCTATTTGTAA